A genomic window from Pocillopora verrucosa isolate sample1 chromosome 7, ASM3666991v2, whole genome shotgun sequence includes:
- the LOC131792016 gene encoding sodium/calcium exchanger 1 — MSYAKRLALHSGVIFVTWCAFLQQTVNATEGCRGLRTECKPGIVLPVWGGNPSTGVIVGRAFVYLLALLFLFLGVSIISDRFMSAIEIITSKEKEIRVTDKQTGKERIVTVKIWNETVSNLTLMALGSSAPEILLSAIEICGNNFDAGELGPSTIVGSAAFNLLIIIAVCVYVIPDGECRRIKHLRVFAITASTSVLAYVWLYIILAVSSKDEVEIWEALLTLFFFPIMVISAYIADRRLLFYRALRKGRRRQKRGGMTVIQTGDYDVVGVQVKDGFIDGNVADGRYQPGAAEAGQQFDDDELLHDLTEDRREKAIQALKDIRQKHPDADRETVERLLEQENLKLQPKSRAFYRIEATRKMVGSGNVLKMKHEKLEKASSSLADTKMEMQDIEYEDPQVVRVNFDPVHYIVKENCGSVFMNISRTGGDPNNTVFVDFRTEDGTAKAGEDYEKTEGSICFRPGETSKTFSVVIVDDDIFEEDEHFYVHLGNVRVAGADGDLVRNKYRGPAGKVGKDGVATVTILDDDYPGIFTFEEEKHQVTEADGTINIKVIRHTGARGTVRVPYHTMEGTAKGGGDDYEDAVGELEFSNDETWKNIEINIIDDEEYEKKETFYVLLGEPKIVKDEDDDSGAGTDVGYDPEKERLEELGKPRLGDVPKAEVTILESKEFKNTVDKLLVKANLALVVGTSSWKEQFTDALTVSGSGDDDDSDEPTTPTYGDYMMHYLTVFWKLLFAIVPPTDIWGGWACFVASIVMIGVLTMVIGDVASHFGCTIGLADSVVAITFVALGTSLPDTFASKVAAVGDEYADSSIGNVTGSNSVNVFLGLGVAWSIAAIAKAARGVKFRVPAGNLGFSVVIFCVTAVTAIAVMMLRRSKRVGGELGGAKSYKLPTSLFFCFLWIFYIVMSSLQTYCHINVSF, encoded by the exons ATGTCCTACGCTAAAAGGCTTGCGCTTCATTCGGGCGTAATTTTTGTTACATGGTGCGCTTTTCTACAACAGACCGTGAACGCAACTGAAGGATGCCGAGGTTTAAGAACAGAGTGTAAACCGGGGATTGTTTTGCCTGTATGGGGAGGCAATCCTTCTACAGGAGTAATTGTTGGGCGAGCGTTTGTGTATTTGCTTGCcttactgtttttgtttttgggcGTTTCAATAATCTCCGATCGCTTCATGTCGGCTATTGAAATAATTACATCGAAGGAGAAGGAAATCAGGGTAACAGACAAGCAAACTGGAAAGGAGCGAATTGTTACTGTGAAAATATGGAACGAGACTGTGTCAAATTTAACTCTCATGGCCCTGGGATCGTCAGCTCCCGAAATTCTGCTATCTGCCATTGAAATTTGTGGAAATAATTTTGACGCTGGAGAGCTCGGTCCGTCGACGATAGTCGGTTCTGCAGCTTTCAACCTATTGATTATCATTGCAGTTTGTGTTTATGTTATTCCTGATGGAGAATGCCGCCGAATCAAACATTTGCGAGTGTTTGCCATCACAGCCTCCACGTCAGTTCTTGCCTATGTTTGGTTGTACATCATACTAGCAGTGTCGTCTAAAGATGAAGTCGAAATATGGGAAGCTCTCCTgactctgtttttctttccgaTTATGGTCATCTCTGCCTACATTGCAGATCGAAGGCTGTTGTTCTACAGAGCACTGAGAAAGGGTAGAAGAAGACAGAAGCGCGGAGGTATGACAGTCATTCAAACAGGCGATTACGATGTTGTTGGAGTTCAAGTAAAGGATGGTTTTATCGACGGAAACGTAGCCGATGGTCGCTACCAACCTGGCGCCGCCGAAGCCGGACAACAGTTTGATGATGACGAGCTTCTCCATGACCTGACGGAGGACAGGCGCGAAAAGGCCATTCAAGCCCTAAAGGACATACGACAGAAACATCCCGACGCCGACCGTGAAACCGTTGAGCGATTACTTGAGcaagaaaatttgaaacttcAACCAAAAAGTCGTGCGTTCTATCGAATCGAAGCCACACGTAAGATGGTCGGCAGCGGAAATGTGTTGAAGATGAAGCACGAAAAACTTGAGAAGGCCAGCAGTTCCTTGGCAGACACTAAGATGGAAATGCAAGATATCGAGTACGAAGACCCACAGGTTGTAAGGGTTAATTTTGACCCCGTCCATTACATTGTTAAAGAAAACTGTGGAAGTGTGTTTATGAACATTTCACGCACTGGCGGTGATCCGAATAACACGGTTTTCGTGGACTTCAGGACAGAGGACGGCACGGCAAAGGCCGGTGAGGACTATGAGAAGACAGAGGGGTCAATCTGTTTCAGGCCTGGAGAAACTTCCAAGACATTCTCAGTCGTAATCGTTGACGACGATATCTTTGAAGAAGACGAGCATTTTTACGTCCATCTGGGAAATGTTCGAGTAGCTGGAGCCGATGGGGATTTGGTTCGCAACAAATATCGAGGTCCTGCAGGAAAAGTTGGTAAAGACGGAGTAGCTACAGTTACCATCCTGGACGATGACTACCCAGGGATATTCACATTTGAGGAAGAGAAGCATCAAGTGACAGAGGCAGATGGAACCATTAACATTAAAGTTATTCGCCACACTGGTGCGCGCGGCACTGTTCGTGTCCCTTACCATACTATGGAGGGAACAGCTAAGGGAGGAGGCGATGATTACGAAGATGCTGTGGGTGAGCTTGAGTTTTCAAACGACGAGACTTG GAAAAACATTGAGATCAATATTATAGACGACGAAgaatatgaaaagaaagaaaccttTTATGTTCTCCTTGGGGAACCAAAGATTGTcaaagatgaagatgatgacagTGGAGCTGGTACTGATGTGGGATATGATCCAGAAAAGGAGCGTCTTGAAGAACTGGGAAAGCCAAGATTAG GTGATGTACCAAAGGCAGAGGTCACCATATTGGAAAGCAAAGAATTCAAAAACACAGTGGACAAATTGCTGGTCAAAGCCAATCTAGCTCTTGTTGTTGGTACATCCTCATGGAAGGAACAGTTCACTGATGCTCTGACCGTTAGTGGGAGTGGGGATGATGATGACAGTGATGAACCAACAACACCAACATATGGTGACTACATGATGCACTATCTGACCGTCTTCTGGAAGCTGTTGTTTGCAATTGTTCCTCCCACAGACATCTGGGGTGGATGGGCTTGTTTCGTTGCTTCTATTGTAATGATTGGTGTGTTAACAATGGTCATCGGTGACGTAGCCTCACACTTTGGTTGTACCATTGGATTAGCAGACAGTGTTGTTGCCATTACCTTTGTTGCCCTTGGAACAAGTCTTCCAg ATACATTTGCCAGCAAAGTTGCTGCAGTTGGTGACGAGTATGCTGATTCATCCATTGGTAATGTGACTGGTAGTAATTCTGTCAATGTTTTCCTTGGCCTGGGGGTGGCATGGTCTATTGCAGCAATAGCCAAAGCGGCAAGAGGTGTCAAATTTAGAGTTCCTGCTGGTAATCTTGGCTTCTCTGTAGTTATATTCTGTGTTACCGCTGTAACAGCAATTGCTGTTATGATGCTACGTAGAAGTAAAAGAGTTGGGGGAGAATTAGGGGGTGCCAAATCCTATAAACTTCCAACatcacttttcttttgtttcctttggatATTTTACATTGTAATGTCTTCTTTACAAACATATTGCCATATCAATGTATCCTTTTAG